The sequence AGGCCCAAAGGTTTGGCTGGACTGAGCAGTGTGAGCAGGCCTTTCAGGAATTGAAGGAGCATTTGGCTAGCTTTCCTATCTTGGTTAAGCCAGAGCCGGGGGAAAGGCTGTGGATCTATCTGTCTACTACAGAGTGAGCGGTCAGCACTGTTTTAATAAAGGAGGAAAAAGGAGATCAGAGGCCTTTATACTATGTTAGTCATGCTTTGAACGGGGCGGAAGTCAGATATACGAAAATTGAGAAGATGGCCCAGGCTTTGGTAATAACAGCCCTGAAATTGAGACCCTATTTCCTATCTCACCTGGTAACTGTCCTTACTAACAGCCTCCTAAGGAGAGTCATGACTCATCCAGATGCCTCGGGGAGGCTTGTGAAATGGACAGTGGAATTAGGAGAATATGATATTGAATACCAGCCTCGTAAGGCCATCAAAGCCCAGGCCTTATCCGATTTTTTGACAGAGGTGGCCACTTTTGGTCAGGAAGAAGTATGGAGAGTATTTGTAAATGGAGCCAGTAGTATCGGAGGAAGTGGTGTGGGGGTCATCCTGGTTTTACCCAACCATGAGAAAATCAAAATAGCTGTGAAATTGGATTTTCAGGCCTCCAACAACGACGCTGAATATGAAGTCGTGATAGCCGGGATGAAACAGGCTCGGGAAGTCGGGGCAAGTCATATCATAATATACTCAGACTCACAATTGGTGGTCCAGCAGGTGAGGAAAACCTTTTTTACCCGAGAGGAAAAATTgatgaaatacttaaaagtaattGAGGAGCTCGGGGCAGGTTTTCTTACTTGGAGCATTGAGTAGATACCTCAGGAGGAGAATATGGAATCAGATTCTTTGGCTAAGAGAGCAGTAGCTGGGGAAAAGGATGATATGGAGTCTCTGGTGCAAAGGGAATTGGTGGCTGCCATAGAAGCCTTGGAGCCGGTCTTCCGAGAAGATACATGGATGTCCCTGATAGTAAAGTACCTTACCAGGGGGATCTTCCAGCAGACAAAGGACGAGCCCGGGTAATGCGGAGACAGGCACCCCGATTTGCTCTCATTGGTGGTATGCTATATAGGGGTTCCTATCAGGGCCCTTTGCTCAAATGCTTGAGGGAGGAGGAAATAGAGTATGTCTTACGGGAAGTACACGAAGGATGTTGTGGGAACCATGGATGGTCTATGAGTATGGCTCGAAGGGTACTGCTGTCAGGATTCTGGTGGCCCACTTTACAGGCTGACGCATGTAAAATAGCTTGGTCTTGTGAATTATGTCAAAGGTTTGGCAATGCGCAGCATAGCCCGACAAGTAATCTTCATCCGATATGGGCTTCGTGCCCCTTTGATCAATGAGGTCTGGACATAGTGGGACCTTTCCCACAAGCCTGGGCACAAAATAAATTCTTGCTAGTAGCTGTGGATTATTTTTCTAAGTAGGTGGAGGCGGAGCCTTTGGCAAAAATAATAGAAGGAGAGGTGATGAAgtttttgtggaaaaatataGTATGCCGGTTTGGGCTCCCAAGGAAGTTGGTCTCGGATGATGGCAGACAATTTCAGGGGCAGAAATTGGAAGATTGGTGTGCAGCGATGGGCCTTAGGCAGACCTTCACCTCAGTCGCCTACCCTCAAAGTAATGGGCAAACGGAGGTAACCAACCGTACTATTGTTCGATCTTTGTAGGCTCGGTTTCATGGAATGGAAAAAGACCGGGTAGAGGAGATCTCGAGTGTGCTGTAGGCCTATCGCACCACTCCCCATACTGCCATGCAAGAATCACCTTTTAGCCTGGTATATGGTTCCGAGGATATTCTGCCAGTAGAGATTGGACAAACCTCAGCTCGGGTTATGGCCTATGAGGATACAGAAGAAGGGGCCCGAGCACAAGAattggacctgattgaagaacgaAGGAAGGGGGCAGCTCGCAGAATGGAGGTCTATAGAGCTCGGGTGATGAGAGCTTATAATTGAAAAGTCAAGCCCCGAGAATTTCAAGAAGAAGAGTTTGTGTTGAAGAGGGTTAATCCAGCAGGGGAAGTAGGAAAGTTAGATGCCTGATGGGAGGG comes from Henckelia pumila isolate YLH828 chromosome 4, ASM3356847v2, whole genome shotgun sequence and encodes:
- the LOC140862599 gene encoding uncharacterized protein, whose amino-acid sequence is MAQALVITALKLRPYFLSHLVTVLTNSLLRRVMTHPDASGRLVKWTVELGEYDIEYQPRKAIKAQALSDFLTEVATFGQEEVWRVFVNGASSIGGSGVGVILVLPNHEKIKIAVKLDFQASNNDAEYEVVIAGMKQAREVGASHIIIYSDSQLVVQQIPQEENMESDSLAKRAVAGEKDDMESLVQRELVAAIEALEPVFREDTWMSLIVKYLTRGIFQQTKDEPGGSYQGPLLKCLREEEIEYVLREVHEGCCGNHGWSMSMARRVEAEPLAKIIEGEVMKFLWKNIVCRFGLPRKLVSDDGRQFQGQKLEDWCAAMGLRQTFTSVAYPQSNGQTEAYRTTPHTAMQESPFSLVYGSEDILPVEIGQTSARVMAYEDTEEGARAQELDLIEERRKGAARRMEVYRARVMRAYN